A single window of Eucalyptus grandis isolate ANBG69807.140 chromosome 1, ASM1654582v1, whole genome shotgun sequence DNA harbors:
- the LOC104441209 gene encoding protein trichome birefringence-like 36 isoform X1, translating to MLNQIVPASVYTGSSDSCFWVYILCLEMDIASTNINSRWRICTVASFLGVVLLVFLLEQRRDSVDLLSPQSLEALVTSSIDLFPSFTNQSSGSPRFEESRELEQEEQKGCDIFDGKWIYDPKASPLYSGAQCPFLSNQVSCQRNGRPDSQYERWSWEANRCAIPRFNGTDMLESLRGKRVIIVGDSLNRNQWESLACLLYSSIAPSDAHVDVEGGMYKVFHAKNYNCSVEFYWSPFLVQLDVDHANGTSVLNLDRICASAKKWKGANIMIFNTGHWWKHQGKFNTWNFVQYRQELYQNMETEIALEIAMKTWAAWIDKNVNVTETKVYFRSISPEHKGKQWCHNETQPIMDNSDRKTFLHTIKEITERTIERTRFPVTYLNITKLSEYRRDAHPTVYTSRGGKLLTAEEKRHPEVHADCSHWCLPGLPDTWNRLLYASLVLDGTRGNSSSSHLAV from the exons ATGCTAAACCAAATTGTACCTGCTTCAGTTTATACTGGTTCAAGTG ATAGTTGCTTTTGGGTTTACATTTTGTGCTTAGAGATGGATATTGCCTCGACCAATATCAATAGCAGATGGAGAATTTGCACTGTAGCTAGCTTTCTTGGAGTGGTCTTGTTAGTTTTTCTCCTCGAGCAGCGCCGCGACTCCGTAGATCTCTTGAGCCCACAAAGCTTGGAAGCGTTGGTCACATCCTCCATAGACCTCTTTCCATCATTTACCAATCAATCATCCGGTTCACCCCGCTTCGAGGAAAGCAGAGAGCTGGAACAGGAGGAGCAAAAAGGATGCGACATATTTGATGGAAAATGGATTTATGATCCAAAAGCGAGCCCTCTTTATAGTGGAGCTCAGTGCCCCTTTCTAAGCAACCAGGTGAGTTGCCAAAGGAACGGTAGACCAGACTCCCAGTACGAGAGATGGAGTTGGGAAGCGAACCGATGTGCTATTCCTAG GTTCAACGGAACAGACATGTTAGAGAGTCTAAGAGGGAAGAGAGTGATCATAGTTGGGGACTCACTTAACAGGAACCAGTGGGAATCACTTGCTTGTCTTCTTTACTCATCCATTGCCCCGTCCGATGCCCATGTTGACGTCGAAGGTGGCATGTATAAAGTCTTTCATGCGAAG AATTACAATTGCTCCGTTGAATTCTACTGGAGCCCGTTTCTAGTTCAACTAGACGTGGACCATGCAAATGGTACCAGCGTTCTCAATCTTGACCGGATCTGCGCCTCAGCCAAGAAATGGAAAGGAGCCAATATCATGATCTTCAACACCGGTCATTGGTGGAAGCATCAGGGGAAATTCAACAC TTGGAACTTTGTCCAGTACAGGCAGGAGCTATATCAGAACATGGAGACGGAGATAGCATTGGAGATAGCAATGAAGACTTGGGCGGCTTGGATCGATAAGAATGTCAACGTGACAGAAACAAAAGTCTATTTTCGGAGTATATCGCCAGAACACAAAGGGAAGCAATGGTGTCACAACGAAACCCAGCCTATCATGGATAATTCGGACCGAAAAACATTTCTACACACCATAAAAGAAATCACAGAGAGAACCATCGAGAGAACGAGATTTCCAGTAACTTATCTGAACATCACAAAGCTGTCAGAGTATAGGAGAGATGCTCATCCGACAGTGTACACAAGCAGGGGAGGAAAGTTATTGACAGCAGAAGAGAAAAGACATCCGGAAGTTCATGCCGATTGCAGCCATTGGTGTCTCCCTGGGCTGCCTGATACATGGAACCGGCTTCTGTATGCGTCCTTGGTTTTAGACGGCACCAGAGGCAACTCTAGTTCTTCACATTTGGCAGTATGA
- the LOC104441209 gene encoding protein trichome birefringence-like 36 isoform X2, translating into MDIASTNINSRWRICTVASFLGVVLLVFLLEQRRDSVDLLSPQSLEALVTSSIDLFPSFTNQSSGSPRFEESRELEQEEQKGCDIFDGKWIYDPKASPLYSGAQCPFLSNQVSCQRNGRPDSQYERWSWEANRCAIPRFNGTDMLESLRGKRVIIVGDSLNRNQWESLACLLYSSIAPSDAHVDVEGGMYKVFHAKNYNCSVEFYWSPFLVQLDVDHANGTSVLNLDRICASAKKWKGANIMIFNTGHWWKHQGKFNTWNFVQYRQELYQNMETEIALEIAMKTWAAWIDKNVNVTETKVYFRSISPEHKGKQWCHNETQPIMDNSDRKTFLHTIKEITERTIERTRFPVTYLNITKLSEYRRDAHPTVYTSRGGKLLTAEEKRHPEVHADCSHWCLPGLPDTWNRLLYASLVLDGTRGNSSSSHLAV; encoded by the exons ATGGATATTGCCTCGACCAATATCAATAGCAGATGGAGAATTTGCACTGTAGCTAGCTTTCTTGGAGTGGTCTTGTTAGTTTTTCTCCTCGAGCAGCGCCGCGACTCCGTAGATCTCTTGAGCCCACAAAGCTTGGAAGCGTTGGTCACATCCTCCATAGACCTCTTTCCATCATTTACCAATCAATCATCCGGTTCACCCCGCTTCGAGGAAAGCAGAGAGCTGGAACAGGAGGAGCAAAAAGGATGCGACATATTTGATGGAAAATGGATTTATGATCCAAAAGCGAGCCCTCTTTATAGTGGAGCTCAGTGCCCCTTTCTAAGCAACCAGGTGAGTTGCCAAAGGAACGGTAGACCAGACTCCCAGTACGAGAGATGGAGTTGGGAAGCGAACCGATGTGCTATTCCTAG GTTCAACGGAACAGACATGTTAGAGAGTCTAAGAGGGAAGAGAGTGATCATAGTTGGGGACTCACTTAACAGGAACCAGTGGGAATCACTTGCTTGTCTTCTTTACTCATCCATTGCCCCGTCCGATGCCCATGTTGACGTCGAAGGTGGCATGTATAAAGTCTTTCATGCGAAG AATTACAATTGCTCCGTTGAATTCTACTGGAGCCCGTTTCTAGTTCAACTAGACGTGGACCATGCAAATGGTACCAGCGTTCTCAATCTTGACCGGATCTGCGCCTCAGCCAAGAAATGGAAAGGAGCCAATATCATGATCTTCAACACCGGTCATTGGTGGAAGCATCAGGGGAAATTCAACAC TTGGAACTTTGTCCAGTACAGGCAGGAGCTATATCAGAACATGGAGACGGAGATAGCATTGGAGATAGCAATGAAGACTTGGGCGGCTTGGATCGATAAGAATGTCAACGTGACAGAAACAAAAGTCTATTTTCGGAGTATATCGCCAGAACACAAAGGGAAGCAATGGTGTCACAACGAAACCCAGCCTATCATGGATAATTCGGACCGAAAAACATTTCTACACACCATAAAAGAAATCACAGAGAGAACCATCGAGAGAACGAGATTTCCAGTAACTTATCTGAACATCACAAAGCTGTCAGAGTATAGGAGAGATGCTCATCCGACAGTGTACACAAGCAGGGGAGGAAAGTTATTGACAGCAGAAGAGAAAAGACATCCGGAAGTTCATGCCGATTGCAGCCATTGGTGTCTCCCTGGGCTGCCTGATACATGGAACCGGCTTCTGTATGCGTCCTTGGTTTTAGACGGCACCAGAGGCAACTCTAGTTCTTCACATTTGGCAGTATGA